A genomic region of Candidatus Delongbacteria bacterium contains the following coding sequences:
- a CDS encoding LysR family transcriptional regulator, producing the protein MSLNPAHLSLTELRYFVVLAEVGHFGRAAEACHVSQPTLSAGIRKLEQTLGLVLFERGNRLLGITAEGRSLLPRARRVLEEAGELVEAATVAGEGLSGSLRLGVIPTVAPDLLPWLVPLWARKAPALNLVWHEDRTASLLAALHEFRLDAALLALPVELDGLEADALYTEEFLLALPSGQTDPSGPVDPATLSAASLLLLTEGHCLRDQALEICGSTGRSGEGPASDFQATSLDTLIQLVSTGYGMTLLPRLSAERSPGLCLRHFVAPAPTRTIALIWRRTTPRAPEFRRLAGLLKQSLPDHLSAAGTQGVSAD; encoded by the coding sequence ATGTCGCTCAACCCGGCCCATCTCAGTCTCACCGAGCTGCGCTACTTCGTGGTGCTGGCCGAGGTGGGGCACTTCGGCCGTGCGGCGGAGGCCTGCCACGTGAGCCAGCCCACCCTGAGCGCGGGCATCCGCAAACTGGAACAGACTCTGGGCCTGGTGCTCTTCGAACGTGGCAACCGTCTGCTGGGCATCACCGCCGAGGGGCGCAGCCTGCTGCCCCGGGCGCGCCGTGTGCTCGAGGAAGCCGGCGAACTGGTCGAAGCGGCCACCGTGGCCGGAGAAGGACTGAGCGGCAGCCTGCGACTGGGCGTGATCCCCACCGTCGCACCCGACCTGCTGCCCTGGTTGGTGCCACTCTGGGCCAGAAAGGCCCCCGCGCTGAATCTGGTCTGGCATGAGGACCGCACCGCCAGCCTGCTCGCGGCCCTGCACGAGTTCCGGCTGGATGCGGCCCTGCTGGCCCTGCCCGTGGAGCTGGACGGACTGGAAGCCGATGCGCTGTATACCGAAGAGTTTCTGCTGGCCTTGCCGTCCGGGCAAACGGATCCGAGCGGTCCGGTCGACCCCGCCACTCTGTCCGCTGCCAGCCTGCTCTTGTTGACCGAAGGCCACTGTCTGCGTGATCAGGCACTGGAAATCTGCGGCAGCACCGGACGAAGCGGAGAAGGACCCGCCAGCGATTTTCAGGCAACCAGTCTGGATACCCTGATCCAGCTGGTCAGCACGGGATACGGCATGACCCTGCTGCCCCGGCTGAGCGCCGAGCGCTCGCCCGGGCTCTGCCTGCGGCATTTCGTGGCGCCCGCACCCACGCGCACCATCGCCTTGATCTGGCGCCGCACCACACCGCGGGCGCCCGAATTCCGGCGGCTGGCGGGTCTGCTCAAGCAATCACTGCCTGACCATCTTTCCGCCGCGGGCACACAGGGCGTGTCCGCAGACTGA
- a CDS encoding YIP1 family protein, producing the protein MSRPSRNPAVILNLFFYPRQTIRLLLEKSDPPVELGLVVLFGLGSVELGGEQQPLATALAGLGPVFSLVSAVIFGLLYLYTYGLVYALVGGAFGGDALPQHTRTAVAWSQVPPLIAMLILLPMWAMGVSELSLQPVALLSTILMLYSFFLGVMFLAEAHGFSMFKALLTLLISSVVLWLLQIFLAGVLNKFL; encoded by the coding sequence ATGTCCCGTCCGTCGCGCAATCCCGCCGTGATCCTCAACCTGTTCTTCTACCCCCGCCAGACCATACGTCTGCTGCTGGAGAAATCCGACCCGCCCGTGGAGCTGGGTCTGGTTGTCCTGTTCGGTCTGGGCTCGGTGGAGCTGGGGGGCGAACAGCAACCGCTGGCTACTGCACTGGCTGGACTGGGTCCGGTTTTCAGCCTCGTATCAGCAGTGATTTTCGGTCTGCTTTATCTGTACACCTATGGACTTGTCTACGCCCTGGTCGGGGGAGCATTTGGCGGTGACGCCCTGCCCCAGCATACCCGGACAGCAGTGGCTTGGTCACAAGTTCCCCCTCTGATCGCGATGCTGATTCTCTTGCCCATGTGGGCGATGGGAGTCAGTGAACTGAGCTTGCAGCCCGTGGCCTTGTTGAGCACGATCCTGATGCTTTACAGCTTCTTCCTGGGAGTGATGTTTCTGGCCGAGGCGCATGGCTTCTCCATGTTCAAGGCGCTGCTGACCCTGCTCATTTCCTCCGTCGTGCTCTGGTTGCTGCAGATCTTTCTGGCTGGTGTGCTGAACAAATTCCTCTGA
- a CDS encoding DUF2177 family protein, whose protein sequence is MPRLAGLFLLTFAVFFAVDLLWLAGVAQSFYHEQLQGLLAPSPDWPAAILFYLIYIGGLLGFVILPGLQGAGRRHRAWRAAAFGLVTYSTYELTNKALIRDWPGLLVPVDIAWGIVLCLAVSSLVWFLAPKLGLAEPD, encoded by the coding sequence ATGCCCAGGCTTGCCGGACTGTTTCTGCTGACCTTCGCCGTCTTTTTTGCCGTGGACCTGCTCTGGCTGGCCGGGGTGGCGCAATCTTTCTACCATGAGCAGTTGCAGGGGCTGCTGGCCCCCAGTCCCGACTGGCCGGCGGCGATTCTGTTCTACCTGATCTACATCGGCGGGCTGCTGGGCTTCGTGATCCTTCCGGGGCTGCAGGGAGCGGGGAGACGCCACCGGGCCTGGCGCGCGGCGGCATTCGGCCTGGTCACTTACAGCACCTACGAGCTGACCAACAAGGCATTGATCCGTGATTGGCCCGGGCTGCTGGTTCCCGTGGACATCGCCTGGGGCATCGTGCTCTGTCTGGCGGTCAGCAGTCTGGTCTGGTTCCTGGCGCCGAAGCTGGGTCTGGCCGAGCCTGACTGA